ACGCCGACAAGATGACGGACTCGATGACCTATGCGATCGAGGAAACCGAACGTCGACGCGAGAAGCAGATCGCGTACAACAAGGAGCGGGGTGTCGATCCGCAGCCGCTGCGCAAGAAGATCGCAGACATCCTCGATCAGGTCTATCAGGAAGCCGAGGACACCGACAACGTCGTCGAGATCGGCGGGTCCGGTCGCAACGCCAGCCGGGGCCGACGCGCGCAGGGCGAAGCAGGGCGGTCGGTCAGCTCCGGGGTCTACGAGGGGCAGGACGTCTCGTCGATGCCGCGTGCAGAACTGGCCGATCTGATCAAGAACATGACCGACCAGATGATGAACGCTGCCCGCGAGTTGAAGTTCGAGCTCGCGGGACGCCTACGAGACGAGATTCAGGATCTGAAGAAGGAACTGCGCGGGATGGATGCGGCCGGGCTCAAATAGGGCGGGCCGGCGACGCGAGTGGAGCCTGCGGAATGAGCCGTAAGCGTCGCGATACGGTTCAGCGATGGACGCAACCACCGCCGGCCGCACCTCTCGCGCGCTCGAACTGATTCACTCGATGACCTATTTCCTTCCGGAGACACAGGATGCTCTGGTCGCGGCGGGGTTGCCGCCGCGGGCGTGCTATTTCGCGGGTCGGGCAGCGCCTCTGGGACGGGTCGGCGCAGGTGTCGTCACCGCCACGTTCTACAACTTCAACCGTGAACTGGTGGCACCGCTGATCCCGGCCGCCTGGGACATCGCGTCACCCGACGAGATCATGGCCATCCGGTACGCGACTCTCGACGCTGCCTTCGGCCGACTGCTCGGCCCCGAGGTTCTGACGTCCGCGGACATGGCCGAGGCTGCCGACCTGGCATCGATCGCAGCCCGTGGAATCCCCGGCGACGACGGTCGACCCCTGTACGCGGCATACGCCGAGCTCGACTGGCCCACTGCGCCGCATCTGGTGCTGTGGCATGCCCTGACCCTGATCCGCGAATACCGCGGCGACGGTCACATTGCGGCGCTGCAGACGGCGGGCCTGAGCGGTCTCGAAGCGCTGATCACCCACACCGCCACCGGCTACGGCTTCGAGAAGGAGTTCGCGCGTAAGCGTCGCGGTTGGTCGACCGAGCAGTGGGACGGCGCGGTCGCATCTTTGGCCGACCGAGAACTGCTCTCGTCCGACGGTGCCCTGACTCAGG
The nucleotide sequence above comes from Rhodococcoides fascians A25f. Encoded proteins:
- a CDS encoding SCO6745 family protein, whose translation is MDATTAGRTSRALELIHSMTYFLPETQDALVAAGLPPRACYFAGRAAPLGRVGAGVVTATFYNFNRELVAPLIPAAWDIASPDEIMAIRYATLDAAFGRLLGPEVLTSADMAEAADLASIAARGIPGDDGRPLYAAYAELDWPTAPHLVLWHALTLIREYRGDGHIAALQTAGLSGLEALITHTATGYGFEKEFARKRRGWSTEQWDGAVASLADRELLSSDGALTQDGKDLRTLVEDITNDLAVAPWAALGEDGAARLVSLATPWRESIVGQGVIPDGVFGPAIKKK